TGGGAAGCCAAGCATAACTCAGATGCAGCGCGGCCAGTAAGGGGTTGGTCAAGATGACGGGTGTTCGCCACGTCCGCATGGTCCACAAAAGAGCGGCGGCGGCGCAGATCATTGCGACATTGGCGGTGACGAGCTGCCCGGTCACCATGGCGATGAGGGCCAGCGTCAGCGCGCCCAGGGTGATCCTGCGGGATAATCTGGGGTCTTGGGTCTTCAGTTCGCGGCGTTGGCTGCGTTCCAGCCAGTTGTTGGTAAAGGCGGGAATGGCACGGCTGCCAATGATGACCATGACTAAGGCAAACCCCAGTATCACGGTACGGGCGATGGTCAGGGCAGTTTCAGGCTGATTGGCCAGAGCTGCCGTCATGAACAGGGTATCAGCGCTGGCCAAACACAACACGGCCAAGCCAAACCCAGCCTTGCGAAAGGCGCCGCTGGATAGGGTTTGATGGCAAAGGATCGCGGCAAGCCACACAGGGTAACTGGCGTTCAGGCCAATCAGCAACGCGAAGGGTGTGTGGTCGGCCATGGCGGTTGCCAATCGACCCACCCCCCAGAACAGCAGCAAGAGTTTCAGCGGAGCTCCGTTCATCAGCGGTTTGGCTGTCCAGCTGGGCAGAGCAGTTAGTAAATAGCCCCCGGCGGCGGCCCCGGCAAAGCCGAAAATCAGCTCGTGGGCGTGCCACAGAACGACGGGTTCAAACCCCGGCGCAGGCAATCCTATTTGCACCCCCAGTGGCCACCAGGCCAGGGTTATGAATGCACTGAGGAACGAGGCCAGAAACAGTGGCCGGTGCGGCGCCTGCCAAAGGGCGGAAAACACCGGTGTCTGTTCCGGCGCTTGCCTCATGGGTGAGGTGTATCGGGGGGCTGCATACCGGACCAATCCACGCCCCGGTTTCCGGTCAGAAAACCGTCAGACAGGCGGATATTACCATCGATATCGCAGATCGCGCTGGCCACCTCTGCACCGCTACTCTTGCCATCCAGCAACTGCCGGTATTGATCGCAGATTTGCGGGAAGCCTTTGGACTGCGGCGACAGGCGCAAAGAGGACACCCCGGCGCGGGTTAAGGCCTCGATCTGGTGGGCGGCGCTGGCATAGGTATCGGACAGGGTCTGCACGCCGTTCATCGTCAAAAAGGGCTGCCCCTCAAGGGTGCGGACATCCAGACCGTCGGGGTCATCTTCGCAGGCGAATTGGCAATTGTCCTTGCCGCGCTTGTGCAGGCGCGCGTGATAGCACCGCCCCGAAATCGCCAGGGGCAGGCGGCCATGGCCCCAGACCTCTATCGCGACGCCCAGATCTGCGCCAGTCTTTGCAAGGGTCGCAACCGAAGCCAGCGGCAGTTCTGGCGGCAGGCAAATGCGGCTCGCCCCCTTTGAGGCCAACCAAATCAGGGTGCCTTCGTTGTAGACATTGACCAGTGGACCCACGGAAAACGCGGCACCCTTGGGCAAATGGGGCAGGGCGGTCAGATCGCTGATTTCAATTTTGACGCCCATCTCGGCCAATGCTGCGGTTTGCTTGCGCTCGCGTTTGAGAGTGACCAGCGCCAGACTGGTCAGGGCAACGTCCTTGCCCGCGTCAATCAGGGTTGCAATGGCATCTGGGACCCGCTCCTGAAAGAACGGCAGGCGTTTGGAGCAGACCAGTTCTCCCAGCACAACACGATCCACCGGCGATTTAGCCAGATCATCGTAAAACCCGGCCCAGCGATCGGCTGACCAAAAGAACTGGTTTGGTCCGACTGTCAAATCCATCCGGTTATCTCCATGTCTTTTTATATGCGCCGGTTGTCATGGCCTGGCCTTCGGACAGTTTCGCCAGCATGCCTTCGGGCATCGGCATACCCGCATCGAGAGCATCCACGGCGTTGCGGAAGTTGCGCACCACCTGCGCCACATAGGAGCGTGACCGCTGGCGACCTTCGATTTTCAGGGCGGTGACACCGGCCTTTTGCAGCTGGGGGATCAGTTGCTCGGCATTCAGGCTGACCGGGTCCTCAAACAGGTGGCCGGTTTTATCCCCAGCACCAAAACATCCCTTGCACAGGGTCGGGTAGGGGGCGGGTTCGCTCGGGCCAACGCGGTGGATGGTGAAACCGCCCAGACGGGCATCCAGTGCGCCCTTGTCCTCAAGGTATTCCACGTGGCTGGCGGGCGAGCAGACGCCGTTCATGTTGGGGGACAACCCGGTGGCGTATGAGGACAAGGAGCAGCGGCCCTCGGCCATCACACAGAGGCCGCCAAAGACAAACACCTCGGTCTCGACCTCGGTTTCGGCGTTGATCGCTGCGATTTCGGGAACGGACAGGACGCGGGGCAGCACGACGCGCTTCACGTCAAAAACATCCGCGTAGTAGTTGATGATGTCAGCATTGGCCGCCGCTGCCTGCACCGACAGATGGCGACGCAGGTCCGGATGGTGGCGCGCTGCATAGGCGAGCAAGCCTGGATCGGCCAGGATCACCGCATCTGCACCGCAGGTTTCGGCGTCAGCGACCGCGCGATGCCAGAGGGCCTCGTCCCCGGCGCGGGGGAAGGTGTTGATGGCGATCAACACTTTGGAGCCCTGCGCATGGGCAAAGGCGATGCCGTCGCGCATTTCGCTGCGGTCAAAGTTCAGACCCGGAAAGTTGCGCGCATTGGTTTCGTCGTTGAAGCCACAATAGATGGTATGGGCGCCGGCCTTAACAGCGGCCCGCAATGAGGCCGGAGTGCCCGCGGGGCACACGATTTCCATTACCATGCTTCGGCCTCGTCTGGTCGGGTCAGGCAGACGCCAGTGCGCCGCTGAGCAAATGCGATTAAGGTCTGGAGCGGGCGCGCCAGTGGGCCGGTGATTGCGGCGATTTCTTGTGACAGGTCCAATTCGGCGTCATCAACCGCATTGCGCAGGGCCAGTGCCGCGCTGGTGTCGCCCTCGACCACCAGATCACGGGAAAAGAACAGTGCGTCACCATCATAAGCGCCATGGACCAGCCCAATCAGCGCGGCAAGCGGTCCTGAGATACGCGCAGTGCCGGTGCCTTTGCCCCGCATCAATGTGACACGCGGAACGCCGCCGTTTGGCTGCAGACAGATCACAAAAGGCAGATCGGTGGGGTCCAGAATGAACCCGGTGTGGTCGAATGCACCCAGACGGCGGAACAGTCCGGGATGGGCCTTGGCGATTTTTCGGCTGTAAGCGGTCAGTGTCAAGGACAGCGGTGTCAGCGGCATCATGCCAAGGGCGCGCGCAAGAGGGGGCGGAAACAGCGGAATGGTGGCCTGAGCGTGGGGCAAGTGAGACTCCTGTTGTCTCGGTTGTTTGACCTCTTTTAGGGGCTTTAATGTTTCAACGAATTGATATGGGTCAATTTCGTGAAACATTTTGAGTGGTAGGGGCTGTGGACGCCATTCCGGAACAGTCCCATTCGTAGTTTGCCCTCATACCCCAGCCTTCGCAGTTTCCTTGATTGGTGCGCCAAGACGGACCAGTTTCAACGGGTGTCTGATCCGGTGTCGGTGATCCACCAGATGACGGCCGTGCATCGTAACGTGTTGGAAACGCAGGGTTCGGTGCTGCAATTTGATCATCCAGTGTTGCAGGGTGGTGTAGGGTCGGATGTGCCCGTGGTGGTCAATCTGTTTGGCACCGCTGAACGCGTGGCTGCCGGCCTAGGGGTCAGCCCGGAGCGCTTGGATGATCTCGGTGCCTTTCTGGCCGCGCTCAGATCGCCGACGCCACCGGATGGATTACGCGATGCGCTGTCGCGTTGGCCGATGCTAAAGGCGGCGCTGGCGACCCGCCCCAAGATCCTTCGTTCTGCACCGGTTCAGACCGTAGTGCTGGAGGGTGCAGAGGTTGATCTGGCAGCGCTGCCGGTCCAGACGCATTGGCCCGGCGATGCGGGGCCGTTGATCACCTGGCCAGTGGTGGTGACCCGTCCATTTGGATCCGAAGTGGCGGATGTCAGCTGTTATAACGCCGGCATCTACCGGGCGCAGGTTCTGGACCACAACCGATTGATCCTGCGCTGGTTGCCCCATCGTGGCGGGGCTGCGCATCACCAAAGCTGGGCACAGCAGGGCGAGAGAACTCCGGTGGCCATCGTGTTGGGGGCCGACCCCGCGACGCTGCTGTCTGCCGCGTTGCCCTTGCCGGATACAGTGTCCGAAGTCAGCTTTGCCGGGGCGCTGAACGCTGCACGTCCCCGTCTGGTGCAGGCCAAAACGGTTCCCCTGATGGTGCCCGCAGACGCCGAGGTCGTGATCGAGGGGTGGGTGTCACCCAGCGAGACGGCACCAGAAGGGCCGTTTGGCGATCACACCGGCTATTACAATCGGGCAGAGCCGTTCCCGGTGATGGAGGTCACTGCCATGACCCACCGGGAGAATCCATTGTACCTGTCGAC
This portion of the Parasedimentitalea marina genome encodes:
- the ubiT gene encoding ubiquinone anaerobic biosynthesis accessory factor UbiT, which translates into the protein MPHAQATIPLFPPPLARALGMMPLTPLSLTLTAYSRKIAKAHPGLFRRLGAFDHTGFILDPTDLPFVICLQPNGGVPRVTLMRGKGTGTARISGPLAALIGLVHGAYDGDALFFSRDLVVEGDTSAALALRNAVDDAELDLSQEIAAITGPLARPLQTLIAFAQRRTGVCLTRPDEAEAW
- the ubiV gene encoding ubiquinone anaerobic biosynthesis protein UbiV, encoding MDLTVGPNQFFWSADRWAGFYDDLAKSPVDRVVLGELVCSKRLPFFQERVPDAIATLIDAGKDVALTSLALVTLKRERKQTAALAEMGVKIEISDLTALPHLPKGAAFSVGPLVNVYNEGTLIWLASKGASRICLPPELPLASVATLAKTGADLGVAIEVWGHGRLPLAISGRCYHARLHKRGKDNCQFACEDDPDGLDVRTLEGQPFLTMNGVQTLSDTYASAAHQIEALTRAGVSSLRLSPQSKGFPQICDQYRQLLDGKSSGAEVASAICDIDGNIRLSDGFLTGNRGVDWSGMQPPDTPHP
- the ubiU gene encoding ubiquinone anaerobic biosynthesis protein UbiU, whose product is MEIVCPAGTPASLRAAVKAGAHTIYCGFNDETNARNFPGLNFDRSEMRDGIAFAHAQGSKVLIAINTFPRAGDEALWHRAVADAETCGADAVILADPGLLAYAARHHPDLRRHLSVQAAAANADIINYYADVFDVKRVVLPRVLSVPEIAAINAETEVETEVFVFGGLCVMAEGRCSLSSYATGLSPNMNGVCSPASHVEYLEDKGALDARLGGFTIHRVGPSEPAPYPTLCKGCFGAGDKTGHLFEDPVSLNAEQLIPQLQKAGVTALKIEGRQRSRSYVAQVVRNFRNAVDALDAGMPMPEGMLAKLSEGQAMTTGAYKKTWR
- a CDS encoding UbiD family decarboxylase, which gives rise to MRSLPSYPSLRSFLDWCAKTDQFQRVSDPVSVIHQMTAVHRNVLETQGSVLQFDHPVLQGGVGSDVPVVVNLFGTAERVAAGLGVSPERLDDLGAFLAALRSPTPPDGLRDALSRWPMLKAALATRPKILRSAPVQTVVLEGAEVDLAALPVQTHWPGDAGPLITWPVVVTRPFGSEVADVSCYNAGIYRAQVLDHNRLILRWLPHRGGAAHHQSWAQQGERTPVAIVLGADPATLLSAALPLPDTVSEVSFAGALNAARPRLVQAKTVPLMVPADAEVVIEGWVSPSETAPEGPFGDHTGYYNRAEPFPVMEVTAMTHRENPLYLSTYTGRPPDEPAIIGEVFNRLALPTIRAQIPEVHDLWLPPAACSYRMAVVSINKRYPGQARRVMMALWGMLPQFSYTKMIVVVDRDIDPKNWEDIAWALATRMDPVRDVMVIENTPMDYLDFASPQPGLAGKMGIDATVKIQSETSRDWGEVMKTSQKDAAFAADLVARLMAGAGS
- a CDS encoding NnrS family protein yields the protein MFSALWQAPHRPLFLASFLSAFITLAWWPLGVQIGLPAPGFEPVVLWHAHELIFGFAGAAAGGYLLTALPSWTAKPLMNGAPLKLLLLFWGVGRLATAMADHTPFALLIGLNASYPVWLAAILCHQTLSSGAFRKAGFGLAVLCLASADTLFMTAALANQPETALTIARTVILGFALVMVIIGSRAIPAFTNNWLERSQRRELKTQDPRLSRRITLGALTLALIAMVTGQLVTANVAMICAAAALLWTMRTWRTPVILTNPLLAALHLSYAWLPIGLATLGALWFAPRIDPLADALHILTIGAMSGLIMAIAGRAACHHISGDMRANAGFTLGALLIWTTTWVRVLAPVVAEQTSTLLLAAAGLWCLGWATFITGFRPALNGPVTRPILSGKRHSPRDPLSLQTEKSIR